The proteins below come from a single Blattabacterium cuenoti genomic window:
- a CDS encoding nucleoside deaminase codes for MKHFHFMKIAIKEAVFAYKENEIPIGAVIIHNNIVIAKTHNLTETLSNITAHAEILAINLASNYLGKKYINECTLYVTLEPCIMCAGAIFWSKIGKIVWGTSNYNNNGFLSYGIKLHPKTKYISGIMKNQCKSLIHNFFLKKRNNKLK; via the coding sequence ATGAAACATTTTCATTTTATGAAAATAGCGATAAAAGAAGCCGTTTTTGCATATAAAGAAAATGAAATCCCCATAGGGGCGGTAATAATACATAATAATATTGTTATAGCAAAAACTCATAATTTAACTGAAACTTTAAGTAATATTACTGCACATGCAGAAATTTTAGCTATAAATTTGGCTTCTAATTATCTAGGAAAAAAATATATAAATGAATGTACTCTTTATGTTACATTAGAACCATGCATTATGTGTGCTGGAGCAATTTTCTGGTCCAAAATTGGAAAAATAGTTTGGGGTACTTCTAATTATAATAATAACGGATTTTTATCATATGGAATAAAATTACATCCAAAGACTAAATATATTTCTGGAATTATGAAGAATCAATGTAAATCGTTAATACATAATTTTTTTTTAAAAAAAAGAAATAATAAACTTAAATAA
- a CDS encoding DedA family protein, with translation MLLIDFWDFFHNLFNPRWIFLYFGNTAIFILLAIVFAETGFFIGFLLPGDSLLFTAGIFGEDLCKNFYNVPFFVIVLIVALVAVLGNIQGYWLGYKSGKLLYKKEDSFFFKKKHLILAKNFYTKYKATALIISRFLPMFRSFAPIVAGAIRVNFKKFMIYNIIGAIIWTFSIMSAGHYLDKNFPELKNHLEWIILLIVITTTFPVIFKLMINKNKKVLI, from the coding sequence ATGTTACTAATAGATTTTTGGGATTTTTTTCATAATTTATTTAATCCTAGATGGATTTTTTTGTATTTTGGAAATACTGCAATTTTTATTCTTTTAGCAATTGTTTTTGCAGAGACTGGATTTTTTATTGGATTCTTATTACCTGGGGATTCTCTATTATTTACAGCAGGAATATTTGGAGAAGATTTATGCAAAAATTTTTATAATGTTCCTTTTTTTGTTATTGTTTTAATTGTGGCATTAGTTGCTGTACTAGGAAATATTCAAGGATATTGGTTAGGATATAAATCAGGAAAATTACTATATAAAAAAGAAGATTCTTTCTTCTTTAAGAAGAAACATTTAATTTTAGCGAAAAATTTTTATACAAAATATAAGGCGACAGCTTTAATTATAAGTCGTTTTTTGCCAATGTTTCGTTCTTTTGCTCCTATTGTAGCAGGGGCTATTAGAGTAAATTTTAAAAAATTTATGATATATAATATTATTGGAGCTATTATTTGGACATTTTCTATAATGTCTGCTGGACATTATTTAGATAAGAATTTTCCTGAATTAAAAAATCATTTAGAATGGATAATTTTATTAATTGTAATTACTACTACTTTTCCGGTTATATTTAAATTAATGATCAATAAAAATAAAAAAGTACTTATTTAA